A single Plasmodium malariae genome assembly, chromosome: 6 DNA region contains:
- the PmUG01_06010800 gene encoding 60S ribosomal protein L30e, putative: MAKKSKKSAGDNINAKLQLVMKSGKYQFGRKSCLKALRTGKGKLVIVSSNCPPIQRSVIEYYAMLSKCGVHDYHGDNNDLGTACGKLFRISCLVITDVGDSDIIKTNE; this comes from the exons ATGGCAAAGAAGTCAAAGAAAAGTGCGGGTGATAATATCAACGCAAAACTACAACTTGTCATGAAATCGGGGAAGTATCAGTTTGGAAGAAAATCATGTTTAAAGGCTTTGAGAACTGGAAAAG GGAAATTAGTAATTGTTAGTAGCAATTGTCCACCTATTCAAAGAAGTGTAATTGAATATTACGCTATGCTTTCCAAATGTGGTGTTCATGATTATCATGGAGATAATAACGACCTGGGGACAGCCTGCGGTAAATTGTTCCGTATTAGTTGTTTGGTCATTACGGATGTTGGTGACTCAGACATAATTAAAACGAACGAATAG